The following coding sequences lie in one Candidatus Sysuiplasma acidicola genomic window:
- a CDS encoding GNAT family N-acetyltransferase: MKEPETVVFKRLEPEYVDESADIMAEALRDSYITHVEIQMGIASGPDTPSPDAAKIIRSQLADLLSDENACVMIALDGGKLAGIGIGCIEEEYGNRYGDFWDVVVKPESGGKGIGSRLIEMIHSFFRERGVKAIYLDVNPNNSRAISLYGRLGYETVTHVMRKELQPR, encoded by the coding sequence TTGAAAGAGCCTGAAACGGTAGTCTTCAAAAGACTGGAACCGGAATATGTGGATGAATCTGCTGACATCATGGCTGAAGCGCTGCGTGACAGCTACATCACTCATGTCGAAATACAGATGGGTATAGCATCGGGCCCTGATACGCCTTCGCCCGATGCCGCGAAAATAATCAGGAGCCAGCTTGCAGATCTACTTTCTGATGAGAATGCCTGCGTCATGATCGCACTCGATGGAGGCAAACTGGCCGGCATCGGAATAGGATGTATTGAGGAGGAATATGGCAACAGGTACGGTGATTTCTGGGATGTCGTAGTAAAACCGGAATCTGGCGGGAAGGGAATAGGGAGCAGACTGATAGAGATGATACACTCGTTCTTCCGGGAAAGAGGTGTGAAGGCAATATACCTCGACGTCAATCCGAACAACAGCAGGGCAATTTCGCTGTATGGCCGCCTGGGATACGAAACCGTTACGCATGTCATGAGAAAGGAGTTGCAGCCCCGTTAA
- a CDS encoding ABC transporter ATP-binding protein: MKIEVRGLCHSAGSFRLSDVTFSIQAGKINGIGGKNGSGKSTLLNLLYGYNRPESGSILIDGRDIRSYSEHELSRKMAIVRQEAPEPINFSTADVISVFGYSNGYTKTGLTSVLETCRIAHLAHRDFNSLSGGEKRLVMIAGALFQDSEVLLMDEPTTFLDVDKDAFVQSLIADLKSRGKTVVVILHDINLLYRLCDNVIFLKDGKVAAEGAPESVFLPETLRNVFGVDFISYESPEGRRFAAAGINPKRLTAASNGTAEASL, encoded by the coding sequence ATGAAAATTGAAGTCAGGGGTTTGTGTCACTCTGCCGGCAGTTTTCGTCTCAGTGACGTCACCTTCTCCATCCAGGCGGGAAAGATAAACGGCATTGGCGGGAAGAACGGCTCGGGCAAGTCAACGCTTCTCAATCTGCTTTACGGCTACAACAGGCCGGAGTCCGGAAGCATATTGATAGACGGCAGGGACATCCGCTCTTATTCGGAGCACGAACTGTCCCGCAAAATGGCAATAGTCAGGCAGGAGGCGCCGGAGCCCATCAATTTCTCCACCGCGGATGTGATTTCAGTGTTCGGTTATTCAAACGGTTATACGAAAACCGGACTGACCAGTGTGCTGGAAACGTGCCGTATTGCGCATCTGGCCCACAGGGACTTCAACAGCCTGAGCGGAGGCGAGAAGAGGCTTGTCATGATTGCCGGCGCGCTCTTTCAGGATTCCGAAGTGCTGCTGATGGATGAGCCGACGACCTTCCTTGATGTGGATAAAGACGCATTTGTGCAGTCCCTCATTGCCGATTTGAAATCCCGGGGCAAAACCGTGGTCGTTATACTACATGACATCAACTTGCTGTACAGACTCTGCGACAATGTCATCTTTCTCAAGGATGGGAAGGTAGCGGCCGAGGGTGCCCCGGAATCCGTGTTTCTGCCGGAAACACTGAGAAACGTGTTCGGAGTGGATTTCATATCATATGAGTCGCCGGAGGGCAGGAGATTCGCCGCCGCAGGCATCAATCCAAAACGCCTCACAGCCGCTTCAAACGGGACTGCGGAGGCATCCCTGTGA
- a CDS encoding IS3 family transposase, giving the protein MSVLAAGYIAKGVPVTDALNMLHIPRSSFYSTPSTSPSRAGRADSMHTMRRNGCETLYLTNGEVVEEMRAVLSQEFVCYGYKKVTKQLQREGFVINRKKVRRLMAENRLLNHSYNRRSPVSRVVESKVIVSAPNQVWETDIKYVWIAGEERNAYFLGFIDCFTREAVKHYFGLQCRGDDVREAMMRAFHERGIGSIGNVRIRNDNGTQLVCRTVEEFLSMMNIGHERIHPHTPKEDAHIESFNSILEREVIRRFEFESFGDAEATINRFVGFYNGRRLHSAIGYCTPREAYEKWKGISMKEALS; this is encoded by the coding sequence ATGAGCGTACTGGCGGCCGGATACATCGCGAAGGGTGTTCCCGTGACGGATGCGCTGAACATGCTGCACATTCCGAGGAGCAGCTTCTATTCGACGCCTTCCACATCGCCTTCGAGGGCAGGCAGGGCTGACTCCATGCACACGATGAGGAGGAATGGGTGTGAAACACTGTATCTGACCAACGGTGAGGTGGTTGAGGAGATGAGGGCAGTGCTCTCACAGGAGTTCGTGTGCTATGGCTACAAAAAGGTGACGAAGCAGCTGCAGCGTGAGGGCTTCGTGATAAACAGGAAGAAAGTCCGCAGGCTGATGGCTGAGAACCGTCTGCTCAATCATTCGTACAACAGACGCAGCCCCGTCAGCAGAGTGGTGGAATCCAAAGTCATTGTCAGCGCACCGAACCAGGTCTGGGAGACGGACATAAAGTATGTCTGGATTGCCGGCGAGGAGAGGAACGCATACTTCCTCGGTTTCATCGATTGTTTCACCAGGGAAGCGGTGAAGCACTATTTTGGACTCCAGTGCAGGGGAGACGACGTCAGGGAGGCAATGATGCGGGCATTCCACGAGAGGGGAATTGGCAGTATCGGCAATGTCAGGATCAGGAATGACAACGGTACGCAGCTCGTCTGCAGGACCGTGGAGGAGTTTCTCTCAATGATGAACATCGGTCATGAGCGCATCCATCCACACACACCGAAAGAGGATGCCCACATAGAGTCGTTCAACTCAATCCTGGAGAGGGAAGTCATCAGAAGGTTTGAGTTCGAGAGCTTCGGCGACGCCGAAGCAACGATCAACAGGTTTGTGGGGTTCTACAACGGCAGACGATTGCACTCTGCAATCGGTTACTGCACACCAAGAGAGGCATATGAAAAATGGAAAGGAATTTCTATGAAGGAGGCATTGAGTTGA
- a CDS encoding saccharopine dehydrogenase NADP-binding domain-containing protein has translation MIARHLASSSSVDSLIVADLNHARAKSVARESGRKTEAIKLDAGKSREVSQALRGKGMVINASLPRYNDIIMRAALAAGAKYVDLALQDPEGQYSADDTWRKKGNTAVIGLGEDPGMSNVFAMYAANRMDRVKSVRIRDGETAFSSRHSFVCLFSPATFLTETLEVPVVFRNGRLKLIEKFSDREMCDFPGGLGKLPVYSVRHEEVYSLPKSIGKGIRDADFKLALTDDTMKYLEVLNTLGLLSEKKIAVNGTKLKPVDLTLKLMPQPSQLGGDVTGRSTILVDVEGSVKGRKRSHRLYATMDHEECYAKYGVTATSYLTGTGAAAGALMMMEDETIKAGIHPPEHLNPDAYLERLASLGIRVVQEVN, from the coding sequence GTGATTGCCAGACATCTGGCGTCCAGCTCCAGCGTTGACAGTTTGATCGTGGCAGATTTAAACCATGCCCGGGCGAAAAGCGTCGCCAGAGAATCTGGAAGAAAGACAGAGGCAATAAAACTCGATGCCGGAAAGAGCAGAGAGGTTTCGCAGGCGCTGCGCGGAAAAGGCATGGTCATCAATGCATCGCTGCCCAGATACAACGATATCATAATGAGGGCCGCACTGGCGGCCGGCGCGAAGTACGTCGACCTTGCGCTGCAGGATCCGGAGGGGCAATACTCGGCTGACGATACCTGGAGGAAAAAAGGGAATACTGCCGTGATAGGACTCGGGGAAGATCCGGGCATGAGCAACGTGTTCGCAATGTACGCGGCGAACAGGATGGATCGCGTAAAATCCGTCAGAATCAGGGACGGGGAGACAGCGTTCAGTTCCAGGCACAGTTTTGTATGCCTTTTCTCGCCTGCCACATTTCTGACCGAAACGCTTGAAGTGCCTGTGGTATTCAGGAACGGCAGACTGAAGCTTATCGAAAAATTCAGCGACAGGGAGATGTGTGATTTTCCCGGCGGCCTGGGCAAACTCCCGGTCTACAGCGTAAGGCACGAAGAAGTCTACAGCCTTCCGAAAAGCATTGGCAAGGGGATAAGGGATGCCGATTTCAAACTTGCTCTTACAGATGACACGATGAAGTATCTGGAAGTGCTGAACACACTGGGATTGCTGTCCGAAAAGAAGATTGCTGTCAACGGAACGAAATTAAAGCCCGTGGACCTTACGCTCAAACTCATGCCGCAGCCTTCGCAACTCGGAGGGGACGTAACAGGCAGGTCGACAATACTTGTCGATGTTGAAGGTAGCGTAAAGGGCAGGAAAAGGAGCCACAGACTCTACGCTACGATGGATCACGAAGAATGCTATGCGAAGTATGGAGTTACGGCAACGTCATACCTCACGGGCACTGGAGCTGCCGCAGGAGCACTGATGATGATGGAAGACGAAACCATAAAAGCGGGCATCCATCCGCCGGAGCACCTCAACCCGGACGCATACCTGGAAAGGCTTGCTTCACTAGGCATCAGAGTCGTTCAGGAAGTGAACTGA
- a CDS encoding transposase, translating to GWSGGRTVTATSRRRWQPEEKLAIIKEIQEKGAVVETCRKYTVDPTMYYKWKENYDTFGIDGLRSYARRMEPGVRKLMKENSRLKKLLAEKELANEMLSEALKKRKVTKQ from the coding sequence AGGGTGGTCCGGAGGGAGAACAGTGACTGCGACTTCGAGAAGGAGATGGCAGCCGGAGGAGAAGCTTGCCATAATCAAGGAGATACAGGAAAAGGGTGCCGTGGTGGAGACGTGCAGGAAGTACACCGTCGATCCTACAATGTATTACAAGTGGAAGGAAAACTACGACACATTCGGCATAGACGGCCTCAGGTCATACGCCAGGAGAATGGAACCGGGTGTCAGGAAGCTGATGAAGGAAAACTCCAGGCTGAAGAAGCTCCTTGCTGAAAAGGAGCTCGCCAACGAGATGCTGAGCGAGGCATTAAAAAAAAGGAAGGTGACGAAACAATGA
- a CDS encoding iron chelate uptake ABC transporter family permease subunit — protein MAGEISDRVEQKAQSPKLMMLFLSFAALTALSIASFFIGPVSIPFATVMEILFRQIPVLGGIQHFTIRPVYFEIVFYIREPEILGGVVVGASLGMGGAVVQSIFKNPITEPYVIGLSSGAALGAVGAIVFGITIFGPYSVQMLAFCFALLTVFLVYALSHRHGRVPATYLLLMGVSISFFTSSVVALMIYSNIELQSSAFFWLLGSLQGITWQELLPVAFTVLPAMFIMSLYSRELNALQLGGAYAHSVGIRVERTKRMLIALVALSVSASVSISGLIGFVGLIMPHMSRLLYGGSNRYVLPSSAILGAIFLVLADDIARMAIPGKVIPIGIITGMIGVPFFIYMLGKLSSGAYEN, from the coding sequence ATGGCAGGTGAAATCAGCGATCGGGTTGAACAGAAAGCACAATCGCCGAAACTGATGATGCTCTTTCTCTCATTCGCAGCTCTGACGGCACTCAGCATCGCGTCGTTCTTCATCGGACCGGTATCCATTCCATTTGCAACAGTGATGGAAATACTCTTCAGACAAATCCCCGTCCTTGGCGGCATTCAGCATTTCACCATCAGGCCGGTGTATTTTGAAATCGTATTCTACATCAGGGAGCCGGAGATTCTCGGCGGTGTTGTTGTGGGTGCATCGCTGGGCATGGGCGGAGCCGTTGTTCAGAGCATTTTCAAGAATCCCATTACCGAACCGTATGTGATAGGTCTATCCAGCGGAGCCGCGCTTGGTGCAGTCGGAGCCATAGTCTTCGGCATCACCATATTCGGGCCCTACTCCGTTCAGATGCTCGCATTCTGCTTCGCACTCCTGACTGTTTTTCTCGTCTACGCGCTTTCGCACAGGCATGGGCGTGTGCCTGCAACATATCTGCTGCTCATGGGCGTCTCCATATCATTTTTCACTTCATCTGTCGTTGCGCTGATGATTTATTCCAATATCGAGCTCCAGAGTTCCGCATTCTTCTGGCTGCTGGGCTCACTTCAGGGCATCACATGGCAGGAACTGCTGCCTGTCGCGTTTACAGTGCTGCCTGCCATGTTCATCATGTCTCTCTATTCCAGGGAACTCAATGCATTGCAGCTAGGAGGGGCTTACGCCCACTCTGTCGGTATCAGGGTGGAGCGGACAAAGAGGATGCTCATCGCACTCGTGGCTCTGAGTGTTTCTGCCTCTGTCTCTATCAGCGGACTCATTGGATTCGTCGGTCTCATCATGCCGCATATGTCCAGGCTGCTTTACGGCGGGTCCAACAGATATGTGCTGCCTTCCTCCGCCATACTCGGTGCAATCTTTCTCGTTCTTGCAGATGATATTGCAAGGATGGCGATTCCTGGAAAGGTGATACCCATCGGCATCATCACAGGCATGATTGGCGTTCCCTTCTTCATCTACATGCTCGGTAAACTTTCGAGTGGTGCATATGAAAATTGA
- a CDS encoding MFS transporter: MTVQEEPFNRRFVRLLLGYRIFRSFAFGYISFVLPLYLRFIGMSYIEMGAYALVATIASASLSTVSGFLGDFYGRKRMLMLLSLLFPAMMLLLLLVHSIVGIFITSLLGVSFTGGIGGGSGGGPIAPLQTSLLADMTAPGTRTGAFSFLMSAAVISALSGSLFSAFLSAFLSRSVYFTALFLTGLVSSLVSLLFVVVMKFRDAPAEKGSSVAPVKSSYGISRIALSGLFGSAGLGMIMPFIPVWFSDIMHATNGEISLIYSLSYLVTALSVLLASRVENIMGRIKGIAAFRGLSSILLIAIPFSGSIPAAALLFIVRTGMYSMTIPLRQSFSMQLFDPAERARGAGITGIARRIPFGIAASLSGVLFAIGVSVLAFASAGVISAFDPVLYFLFFRDKS; the protein is encoded by the coding sequence GTGACAGTCCAGGAAGAGCCGTTCAACAGGCGATTTGTCAGGTTGCTGCTCGGATACAGGATATTCAGGAGCTTCGCCTTCGGTTACATCAGTTTCGTATTGCCTCTGTATCTGCGTTTTATCGGCATGTCTTATATCGAGATGGGTGCCTATGCACTCGTTGCCACCATTGCAAGCGCTTCTCTCTCCACCGTCAGCGGTTTCCTGGGTGATTTCTACGGCAGGAAGCGCATGCTCATGCTGCTCTCCCTGCTGTTTCCGGCCATGATGCTCCTCCTGCTCCTCGTGCACAGTATAGTGGGAATATTCATTACATCGCTGCTTGGCGTGAGTTTCACCGGCGGAATAGGCGGCGGCTCTGGTGGCGGGCCGATAGCACCGCTGCAGACATCGCTCCTGGCCGACATGACTGCTCCGGGAACAAGAACGGGGGCGTTCAGTTTCCTCATGTCAGCTGCGGTAATTTCCGCTCTGTCAGGTTCCCTTTTCTCCGCATTTCTGTCTGCGTTTCTCAGTCGTTCGGTTTATTTCACGGCACTCTTTCTGACGGGGCTTGTTTCGTCGCTTGTGAGTCTCCTGTTTGTTGTCGTGATGAAGTTCAGGGATGCTCCCGCCGAAAAAGGTTCTTCCGTGGCACCTGTCAAATCAAGCTATGGCATAAGCCGCATTGCACTGTCGGGATTATTCGGAAGTGCAGGTCTCGGCATGATTATGCCATTCATCCCCGTCTGGTTCAGTGATATTATGCACGCCACAAACGGCGAAATATCTCTCATCTATTCGCTGTCGTATCTGGTTACCGCACTCTCTGTTCTTCTGGCTTCCAGGGTGGAAAACATTATGGGCAGAATAAAGGGCATTGCGGCTTTTCGTGGATTGAGTTCCATTCTGCTCATAGCCATACCGTTCTCCGGCTCCATCCCTGCGGCCGCTCTGCTGTTTATCGTCAGAACCGGCATGTACAGCATGACCATTCCACTCAGACAGAGTTTCTCAATGCAACTGTTCGATCCTGCTGAACGTGCCAGGGGTGCCGGTATAACAGGCATTGCAAGGAGGATTCCCTTCGGTATTGCGGCAAGTCTGAGCGGTGTGCTGTTCGCAATAGGTGTCTCCGTCCTCGCCTTTGCGTCCGCCGGAGTCATTTCTGCGTTTGACCCTGTACTGTATTTTCTCTTCTTCAGGGACAAATCGTAG
- a CDS encoding NADH-quinone oxidoreductase subunit H translates to MTSTHWKGVRLSYLWVETAIQIIGVVILAPLVEGIIARLKAVVECRHGPSIFQPYFDLRKYLTKETLLNTDSTALFDLAPYFVFSIYLVISFVIPVILPFPVEFSPIVDLLGGGLLFVLAGVIQILAALDARSSFTSLGAGRSVTFSAYAEPTLIMVFFAVALISNSNNPYLTHDLISASINNYLTLPHLLSSVAFFMLFLFETGRLPTESSGLMEFGMIDEARLYEYSGRHMFLLKYSSYMKQYLLGSVLINVFIFPWFLQTGLLGSLLDIPIMLGKWIVVAIILVFLEETLAKLRLFKIQDYLTLSFALAVFSVITYSLGGLL, encoded by the coding sequence ATGACGTCTACTCATTGGAAAGGTGTCAGATTGTCATATCTCTGGGTAGAGACGGCCATACAGATAATCGGTGTTGTTATACTAGCTCCACTGGTGGAGGGAATCATAGCAAGGCTCAAAGCCGTCGTTGAGTGCCGGCATGGTCCAAGCATTTTCCAGCCTTACTTCGACCTGAGAAAATATCTGACAAAGGAGACTTTACTGAACACAGATTCCACGGCACTGTTCGATCTTGCTCCATATTTTGTCTTCAGCATATATCTGGTGATATCGTTCGTTATACCCGTAATTCTGCCGTTTCCAGTTGAGTTCAGCCCAATCGTCGATCTTCTCGGCGGCGGCCTGCTGTTCGTCCTGGCCGGAGTCATACAGATACTTGCAGCACTTGATGCAAGGAGTTCTTTCACGTCGCTGGGCGCCGGAAGGTCTGTGACATTTTCGGCGTATGCCGAGCCGACGCTGATAATGGTTTTCTTCGCAGTTGCGCTCATAAGCAACAGCAACAATCCATACCTTACTCATGACCTGATATCAGCCTCAATCAACAATTATCTGACGCTGCCGCACCTTCTTTCCAGCGTCGCATTCTTCATGCTCTTTCTCTTCGAGACAGGAAGATTGCCCACCGAAAGTTCCGGCCTGATGGAATTCGGAATGATTGATGAGGCACGACTCTACGAGTACTCCGGACGGCACATGTTCCTTCTGAAATACTCGTCATACATGAAACAGTATCTGCTTGGCTCCGTTCTCATCAACGTGTTCATATTCCCGTGGTTCCTTCAGACTGGACTGCTTGGTTCCCTTCTGGACATACCGATCATGCTCGGCAAGTGGATCGTCGTTGCAATAATCCTCGTCTTCCTTGAAGAGACGCTCGCGAAGCTCAGGCTCTTCAAGATACAGGATTACCTGACGCTTTCATTCGCACTCGCAGTGTTCTCTGTCATTACGTATTCGCTGGGTGGTCTGCTGTGA
- a CDS encoding oligosaccharide flippase family protein has protein sequence MSTLRDGETLGRGIAFQYAYFATLTLSGAAFYLYVIHIFPPSLVGSVALLIAILSLFPITFSFGLQYGWQHFTSYEIGTGNSDGVGSIARKAVRIGVILSIISVATLIVTAHAISFLFFHSYAYVNLVYMLALDIPSAIMISFLNSIMLGLQNFRKSGIIGMTYVVVVYAISIAALHITHSIYSIPVGWGAGYFIGVMLFYMDIRGRTRSISKTKFELRPIFSYSLPLYITGILSYGAAYIDRLTVAYLKDLASIGVYNLALLIASGTSILSSPLGGIIFSKFSEFHGRKDSEMIREGVRISANAAAILYVPAALGISAISVPVIELLAGNGYVQGALPLSIILTINAVFIIGGPIGNAMQGTRKTHVFIISTGLALLSNLILSFTLIPALSLVGAAIAYSSTGVVSFAVIYAFAKEAGLVRLDARFLSRLWLSAGVMALAVFLIASVTKYQLLLLPIYVIVGFAVYVAMIHITSALRAEDKSLIASLIPKRLKILRKFVLLL, from the coding sequence TTGAGCACACTGAGGGATGGAGAGACACTTGGCAGAGGCATTGCGTTTCAGTATGCCTACTTTGCCACACTGACACTTTCCGGCGCTGCATTTTACCTGTATGTCATCCACATCTTTCCGCCGAGTCTGGTCGGCTCGGTTGCGCTTCTCATTGCAATACTCTCCCTGTTCCCCATAACATTTTCATTTGGCCTGCAGTATGGCTGGCAGCACTTCACATCGTATGAGATCGGCACAGGGAACTCCGATGGTGTTGGCAGCATTGCACGTAAAGCAGTCAGGATTGGCGTCATTCTCTCAATAATATCCGTGGCAACCCTGATTGTTACAGCCCATGCAATTTCATTCCTCTTCTTTCACTCATACGCTTATGTAAATCTGGTCTACATGCTCGCTCTGGATATTCCATCTGCGATTATGATATCGTTTCTGAACAGCATAATGCTCGGGCTGCAGAATTTCAGGAAATCGGGCATAATTGGAATGACTTATGTTGTGGTGGTTTATGCCATATCTATTGCGGCCCTGCACATTACACATTCCATCTATTCGATACCGGTTGGCTGGGGAGCGGGGTATTTCATTGGTGTTATGCTCTTCTATATGGATATCAGGGGGAGGACCAGGTCAATTTCAAAAACCAAATTTGAGCTGAGACCCATCTTTTCCTATTCCCTTCCGCTCTACATTACAGGCATATTGAGTTATGGTGCTGCATACATAGACAGACTGACAGTCGCCTACCTGAAAGATCTTGCGTCTATAGGCGTTTACAATCTTGCTCTTCTCATTGCCTCTGGCACTTCGATTCTGAGTTCCCCGCTTGGCGGCATCATATTTTCCAAATTCTCAGAATTCCACGGCAGGAAGGACAGCGAAATGATAAGGGAGGGAGTGCGCATATCGGCCAACGCAGCAGCCATACTATATGTGCCAGCCGCTCTCGGCATTTCTGCAATATCAGTTCCTGTGATAGAGCTCCTTGCGGGAAACGGGTATGTGCAGGGCGCGCTGCCGTTGTCCATAATTCTGACTATCAATGCTGTATTCATCATCGGAGGGCCGATAGGCAATGCCATGCAGGGAACCAGGAAAACACATGTTTTCATAATTTCGACAGGGCTTGCACTCCTTTCAAATTTGATTCTTTCATTCACGCTGATACCAGCACTGTCGCTGGTCGGCGCCGCCATCGCATATTCGTCAACGGGTGTAGTCAGCTTTGCAGTAATTTATGCGTTTGCGAAGGAAGCTGGGCTGGTGAGACTCGATGCGCGATTCCTTTCAAGGCTCTGGCTGTCAGCAGGCGTCATGGCGCTGGCGGTATTTCTCATTGCATCTGTGACAAAATATCAGCTCTTACTTCTTCCGATCTATGTGATTGTCGGATTTGCTGTTTACGTTGCAATGATTCATATCACATCCGCACTGAGAGCGGAAGACAAGTCACTTATAGCATCCCTTATACCGAAAAGGCTGAAGATACTCAGAAAGTTCGTACTTCTGCTGTGA
- a CDS encoding glucose-1-phosphate thymidylyltransferase, protein MKGVLLHGGSGTRLRPITHTEVKQLLPVAGKPVSQYALEDMISLGIKEINIIVGSVGAAAVRDYYGDGSKWHVSITYTHQPEPLGIAHAVGLTREFVGSDSFVVYLGDNILHSGLTKLKDSFESGGFDALVALCRVSRPESYGIAELEGGKLVRLVEKPKNPKTNLALVGVYFFRSSIFEMIKKLKPSKRGELEITEAIQALIESGHSVGYHEIKGWWKDTGTMEEILDANRLVLDDMERQVAESIPSQHIIGRVRIMEDSTVDGKSVIKGPCHIGRGTRVKSSIIGPNTSIGNDCVVEGVEIEDSIVMDGCVIDGKGEMRLYESIIGTSCTITKNDGLKKASKMIVGRDSNITL, encoded by the coding sequence ATGAAAGGTGTCCTTCTACACGGCGGAAGCGGAACGAGACTGAGACCCATAACACACACAGAAGTGAAACAACTTCTCCCCGTCGCGGGCAAGCCCGTCAGCCAGTATGCGCTCGAAGACATGATCTCACTGGGAATCAAAGAGATAAACATCATTGTCGGCAGCGTCGGTGCCGCGGCCGTCAGAGATTACTACGGCGACGGCTCGAAATGGCATGTGTCCATAACTTACACACATCAGCCGGAGCCGCTAGGCATAGCCCATGCAGTCGGCCTGACACGTGAGTTTGTTGGCAGCGATTCGTTCGTTGTTTACCTTGGCGACAACATACTGCACAGCGGTCTGACCAAACTGAAGGATTCGTTCGAATCTGGAGGTTTCGACGCACTGGTCGCACTGTGCAGAGTGAGCAGACCAGAAAGTTACGGCATCGCTGAACTTGAAGGCGGAAAGCTGGTCAGACTCGTGGAAAAACCGAAGAATCCGAAGACAAACCTCGCACTGGTCGGCGTCTATTTCTTCAGGAGCTCCATTTTCGAAATGATAAAAAAGCTGAAACCGTCAAAAAGGGGCGAACTCGAAATAACAGAGGCAATTCAGGCGCTGATAGAGAGCGGTCACTCCGTGGGCTATCATGAAATCAAGGGATGGTGGAAAGATACGGGAACCATGGAGGAAATACTGGATGCCAACAGACTTGTGCTTGACGACATGGAAAGGCAAGTGGCAGAGAGCATTCCGTCACAGCACATCATTGGCAGAGTCAGGATCATGGAAGATTCGACAGTGGACGGGAAATCAGTCATCAAGGGACCGTGCCACATAGGCCGCGGAACAAGAGTAAAATCATCGATTATAGGGCCAAATACGAGTATCGGCAACGATTGCGTTGTCGAGGGAGTGGAGATCGAAGACTCTATTGTTATGGACGGATGCGTAATTGACGGGAAGGGGGAGATGAGACTGTATGAGAGCATCATCGGCACATCATGCACGATTACAAAAAATGACGGCCTGAAGAAGGCTTCGAAGATGATCGTCGGCAGGGATTCCAACATAACATTGTGA
- a CDS encoding ABC transporter substrate-binding protein: MDNRMKIISVVLVVLVLSAGVFAFGYSRARTHISQGPITITDGQNRTYTFQKPLTRIVSLDPAATATFYALGAYSDLVGVDYYSQYPPNSTLPVVGDYPTMNVEQILNLSPQAVIAFSDYPQSEISQLLSANIAYIFLDPGSLAQIESQNTILGKITGTAANASLINSWMNASISAASLATSGIQNSSELSVFYYLSNYGGYWTAGNNTFINNLFQVSHLRNIANASGYYTMPGELIANDNPQSILLDQYVPFSAVNQTPFNETQAVLNGKVYMIFNDNFFNEPDFRVVYAIQWLINTMYPSSPLVLPNFPLHLKYSPAPPG, from the coding sequence ATGGACAACAGGATGAAGATAATCTCAGTAGTGCTTGTGGTGCTGGTACTTTCCGCTGGCGTATTTGCCTTCGGCTACAGCAGGGCCAGGACTCACATCTCGCAGGGACCGATCACAATAACCGACGGTCAGAACAGAACGTACACATTCCAGAAGCCGCTTACCCGTATAGTGTCCCTTGACCCGGCGGCCACTGCAACGTTTTACGCTCTCGGCGCATACTCAGATCTCGTAGGTGTGGACTACTACTCACAGTACCCTCCAAATTCAACGCTTCCTGTTGTGGGTGACTACCCGACAATGAATGTGGAACAGATACTCAACCTCTCACCGCAGGCTGTCATAGCCTTTTCCGATTATCCGCAATCCGAAATCAGTCAGCTGCTTTCTGCCAACATAGCATACATCTTCCTGGATCCCGGCAGCCTTGCTCAGATTGAAAGTCAGAATACGATACTCGGCAAGATCACCGGAACAGCCGCAAATGCTTCTCTGATCAACAGCTGGATGAACGCCTCCATCAGTGCTGCCTCACTTGCCACATCGGGTATACAGAACAGCTCGGAACTCTCTGTATTCTATTATCTGAGCAATTATGGCGGTTACTGGACAGCCGGCAATAACACTTTTATAAACAACCTTTTCCAGGTTTCTCATCTGCGTAACATAGCGAATGCGAGCGGTTATTACACAATGCCCGGCGAACTGATAGCGAATGACAATCCGCAGTCGATTCTGCTCGATCAGTATGTCCCGTTCTCAGCTGTGAATCAAACGCCGTTCAACGAAACACAGGCAGTGCTTAACGGCAAGGTCTACATGATATTCAATGACAACTTCTTCAACGAACCGGATTTCAGAGTCGTCTATGCCATACAATGGCTCATCAACACGATGTATCCGTCGAGTCCTCTCGTCCTTCCGAATTTTCCACTGCATCTGAAATACTCGCCTGCCCCTCCAGGTTGA